The genome window AATGGTCCGTGACACCACTTTCTATCCTGAGAGTCGGCACGGACCATTCCGTTTTTTTGTCCTGAGAGTCGGCACGGACCAACCTGTCTGGGCATAGTGTAACGAAGCCTGATTCCGTGCCGAATTGAGGAAACACCCACTATTTTTTCCACTGATAAATTTTTAGTTTTCCACCCAATCCGGTAATAAAAATATATATCGGTTGCAAAATTGCCCAAACAGGGAAAAACCACAGGTGCTTTTTTGATAGATCGAATCGTTTAAAACCTGCTTTGATAACCCAAAAATCGGCAATTGATTTTAAAATAAATGAACTGAAAAAAATTAATGGATTAATAAATATTGCTGCGATTATTAATATATTCAACAGGAAAACATCAATTAAATAAAGGAGAAATTCCCGATTGAGAAAACTTTGTGGATTTTCGTTGGAAGCCCATCTGATGCGTTGGTTTAGAAATTTGAATAAATTCTTTTCTGACTTTGTTCCGTTATAGCTCGTTTTTCCAAAAGCAAAATTGATTTTGTATCCTGCTTTTCGAATTAACTGCATCAGAAGAATATCGTCACCGGATTCATATTCCATGATTGATCCATAGCCACCGATTTTATTATATGCTTCCTTCGTATAAGCCAGATTCTGTCCGCTACAAGAAAAAGCCTTATCAATACCTATCACACCCGCGGCAGCAGAAAACAAAGCAGTCATATCAAAATATTCATATTTTTCCACAATGTTAGAATGCGCAAAATTAATTTGGGGAAGCGATAAACCGGAAACCATTCCAACCCCTCTTACGAAATAACGAATCATTCCGGATATCCAAGTGGATTTTACCACACAATCGGCATCTGTTGTGAGAATAATTTCTCCCTTAGCTTCTGCTAATCCAGCCGACAGTGCATTTTTCTTACGAGAAGCTACATTGCCCGAAACCTGAACTGAAACCAATTTTATATTATCAAATTTTCCCGAAAATC of Candidatus Cloacimonadota bacterium contains these proteins:
- a CDS encoding glycosyltransferase, translating into MNILILVITLLFLYYLKYAFLITKGLKRKYLNPNVNTPFVSVVVAARNEQENISNLLTCLVNQDYPQDKYEIVVSDDQSIDRTGEIIKRFSGKFDNIKLVSVQVSGNVASRKKNALSAGLAEAKGEIILTTDADCVVKSTWISGMIRYFVRGVGMVSGLSLPQINFAHSNIVEKYEYFDMTALFSAAAGVIGIDKAFSCSGQNLAYTKEAYNKIGGYGSIMEYESGDDILLMQLIRKAGYKINFAFGKTSYNGTKSEKNLFKFLNQRIRWASNENPQSFLNREFLLYLIDVFLLNILIIAAIFINPLIFFSSFILKSIADFWVIKAGFKRFDLSKKHLWFFPVWAILQPIYIFITGLGGKLKIYQWKK